A window from Frischella perrara encodes these proteins:
- the znuA gene encoding zinc ABC transporter substrate-binding protein ZnuA, giving the protein MLINRLIKIPHILLPFLLIFSPLVVQAKIVTSIKPVAFITEAIASGVIDTEVLLPDGASPHTYSLKPSDLLKLRSADLFIWVGEDMETFIPSVLQGIDSHKILELTENDQIENLLLTSHSHHEEISHDHHHGEFDNHIWLSPQIAEITARLIHDKLVKIYPDKSSIIDQNLENFLLELKQTEQVIAKKLNNVQNKGYFVFHDSYGYFETKFNLNNLGSFTINPSIQPGLKKIYEIQNELKNKNAVCIFREPQFSPAIVNKLVDGTHVKVGELDPLGIDIVISKNAYCKFLLKITQQFLNCLE; this is encoded by the coding sequence ATGCTTATAAATAGATTAATAAAAATACCTCATATTTTATTACCATTTTTACTTATATTTTCACCATTGGTTGTGCAAGCCAAAATTGTAACTTCCATTAAACCAGTTGCTTTTATAACCGAAGCGATAGCTTCTGGTGTAATTGATACAGAAGTTTTATTACCTGATGGTGCTTCTCCTCATACGTATTCTTTAAAACCTTCTGACTTACTAAAACTTAGGTCAGCAGATTTATTTATATGGGTAGGAGAAGATATGGAGACTTTTATACCTAGTGTATTGCAGGGAATTGATAGTCACAAAATATTGGAGTTAACAGAAAATGATCAAATTGAAAACCTTTTATTAACTTCTCATTCACATCATGAGGAAATTTCTCATGATCATCATCATGGCGAATTTGATAATCATATATGGCTTTCTCCTCAAATTGCTGAAATTACGGCTAGACTTATTCATGATAAATTAGTTAAGATTTATCCAGATAAATCATCAATTATTGACCAAAATTTAGAAAATTTTTTACTAGAATTGAAACAAACTGAACAAGTTATTGCAAAAAAATTAAATAACGTACAAAATAAAGGCTATTTTGTTTTTCATGACTCTTATGGTTATTTTGAAACTAAATTCAATTTAAATAATTTAGGTAGTTTTACTATTAATCCCTCAATTCAACCTGGATTAAAAAAGATTTACGAAATTCAGAATGAATTAAAAAATAAAAATGCAGTTTGTATCTTTAGAGAACCTCAATTTAGTCCAGCAATTGTTAACAAATTAGTCGATGGAACCCATGTCAAAGTCGGAGAACTTGACCCTTTAGGTATAGATATTGTTATATCTAAGAATGCTTACTGTAAATTTTTATTAAAAATAACACAGCAGTTCTTAAATTGTTTAGAATGA